One Aspergillus oryzae RIB40 DNA, chromosome 2 genomic window carries:
- a CDS encoding uncharacterized protein (predicted protein), with amino-acid sequence MAEVNFIKSFISSLDSRPIKLPADYVIDPERVGRVPYLLPRMPAPHPEMPKKVKQAQAPGSAKSITVNLKSARNPVLEIKLSNKPISTTSVQDLKDAVRDRVVDAQSNKIPLDKIKILYKRKPVTGKTISEILADEPEMLAGGKEVEFGVMIMGGAKVVDEDQEMVDRGASPKAALGPSGESVLETDDFWEDLEGFLAQRIKDNEEATKLRSLFKEAWSSSR; translated from the exons ATGGCAGAAGTCAACTTTATCAAATCATTCATCTCTTCCCTGGACTCCCGCCCTATCAAGCTCCCCGCCGACTATGTCATCGATCCAGAACGAGTCGGGCGAGTCCCT TACCTCCTCCCCCGCATGCCAGCCCCCCACCCCGAAATGCCCAAGAAAGTGAAACAGGCTCAAGCCCCCGGCTCCGCCAAATCAATCACCGTGAACTTAAAATCCGCGCGGAATCCTGTCCTTGAAATCAAGCTTTCCAACAAGCCTATCTCTACGACTTCCGTTCAGGACCTCAAGGATGCAGTGCGGGACCGTGTGGTAGACGCTCAATCGAACAAGATTCctctggacaagatcaagatCCTGTATAAGCGCAAGCCGGTTACGGGGAAGACTATCTCGGAGATATTGGCTGATGAGCCGGAGATGCTGGCTGGTGGGAAGGAAGTTGAGTTTGGGGTTATGATTATGGGTGGCGcgaaggttgttgatgaggaTCAGGAGATGGTTGATCGTGGTGCGTCGCCCAAGGCTGCTCTTGGACCTAGTGGGGAGAGTGTTCTGGAGACAGACGACTTCTGGGAGGATCTGGAGGGATTCCTGGCGCAGAGGATTAAGGATAATGAGGAGGCGACGAAGTTGAGGAGCTTGTTTAAGGAGGCTTGGAGTTCGAGTCGGTGA